ccttgaatgagtaggtgtgtcaccTTTTGGCAGGTACTGTgggtctacaccatcactggtattatcaggctgtatagctagttacgtttgctctgactcagtacatttattagctagtTAGAGATTAGCATTAGCGGCTAACAAGATTCAGGCCCAATTTGCTAAGTAAAGACAATCTAGCTGTTTGCAGAtataagaaacacaaactaatagaACACTAGTGGATATATATTAagaaacaaagtgaaaacagcctCTTTGTCTTCAACATTGTTTAATGTGCTGCATTAATCATGCAGAGACTGAATGCAAGAATCTCGTGGTTGAGGAACAACATCTGCTTCTTGAGTGACGGGGCggggctaggtctgtgtggaaagaggcatggagagagagcagagagagatgacttAAGTAGCGAAGTAATCTATAAAAATGTACGTTACACATggcatatcacatttaacaaaccaaacattcaaatacgtTTTttgaaggtaaagtaaaaacccaaaccggtccctgaatcaataccggtatatcatAAAATATACATGGCGCAGCCCTAACTCATGCTGACATGACGTATTTCCCCACAACGGAAATAATTCTCTGACTTTATTATGCAATCCTGTCCGATTTGATGAGCTTTGTTGGAGCCAACCTGAGAACCTTCTGAAGCTTTTACTCTAATGAACTTTGAAGTATACGAGTGGCGTTgtgaatgtcttgtgttacattttttctctctccctttctatagGTAAACCATCATGATCCCCATCACAGAGCTCCGGTACTTTGCCGACACACAGCCGGCGTACCGCATCCTGAAGCCATGGTGGGACGTCTTCACAGACTACATCTCCATCGTCATGCTCATGATCGCCGTGTTTGGGGGCACGCTACAGGTAACCCAGGACAAGATGATCTGCCTGCCCTGCAAGTGGGTGGTCAACAAATCCTGCGAGTACCTCAATATGAGCTTCCGTGACCCCTTTGATCCAGAGCCAAAAGGCATCCAGTATGAACTGGACCGGCACCAGTACAACTACATTGACGCGGTCTGCTATGAGAACAAGCTGCACTGGTTTGCCAAGTACTTCCCCTACCTGGTGCTACTGCACACCCTCATCTTCCTGGCCTGCAGTAACTTCTGGTTCAAGTTCCCCCGGACTAGCTCCAAACTGGAGCACTTTGTGTCCATCCTGCTCAAGTGTTTTGACTCGCCATGGACCACCAGGGCTCTGTCTgagactgtagtggaggagagcgACCCCAAGCCTCTGGGGAAGATGAACGGTACCATGGACAAGAAGGCATCATGCATCAGCGAGGACGTGGAGGCCAGCGTGCCCATGCTCCAAAGGACCAAGTCCCTCATCGAGCAGGGCATTGTTGACCGCTCCGACACGGGTGTCCTGGACAAGAAGGAAGGCGAGCAGGCCAAAGCTCTTTTCGAGAAGGTCAAGAAGTTCCGGATCCACGTCGAAGAAGGGGACATTGTCTACCGGCTCTACATCCGCCAGACCATCATCAAAGTCATCAAGTTCATTCTGATCATCTGCTACACGGCCTACTATGTGCACTACATCAAGTTCAGTGTGATCTGCACGGTGGACATTGAGAAGCTGACGGGCTATAGGATGTACCACTGTGCTCACCCCCTGGCCACACTCTTCAAGATTCTGGCATGTTTTTATATCAGCCTGGTGGGGATTTACGGTCTCATCTGCATGTACACCCTCTGCTGGATGCTCAGCCGCTCGCTTAAGCGCTACTCCTTTGAGTCAATCCGCGAGGAGAGCAGGTACAGTGACATACCAGATGTGAAAAACGACTTTGCCTTCATGTTGCACATGATAGACCAGTATGACCCGCTCTACTCCAAACGCTTTGCGGTCTTCCTGTCGGAGGTTAGCGAGAACAAACTGCGTCAGCTGAACCTCAACAATGAGTGGACGCTGGACAAGCTGCGGCAACGTATCACCAAGAACTCCCAGGAGAAACTGGAGCTGCACTTGTTCATGCTTAACGGAATCCCTGAAACCGTGTTTGACCTAATAGAACTGGAGGTGCTCAAGCTGGAGCTCATCCCTGATGTCACCATCCCCCCCATCATTGCCCAGCTAGTCAGCCTGAGAGAGATGTGGCTCTACCACACACCGGCAAAAATTGAGGCCCCAGCTTTGGCCTTTCTGAGGGAGAACCTCAAGTCCCTCCACATAAAGTTCACTGACATCAAGGAGATTCCTCTATGGATCTACAGCCTGAAGAACCTGAGCGAGCTGCACCTCACAGGGAACCTGAGCGCAGAGAACAACCGCTACATTGTCATCGACGGGCTACGAGAGCTCAAGAGGCTCAAAGTGCTCCGTCTGAAGAGTAACCTGACCAAGCTGCCTCAGGTGGTGACAGACGTTGGGGTCCACCTCCAGAAGCTGTCAATCAACAATGAGGGCACCAAGCTGATGGTGCTCAACAGCCTGAAGAAGATGgtgaacctgacagagctggagctGTTGCGCTGCGACCTGGAACGTATCCCGCACTCCATCTTCAGCCTGCACAACCTGCAGGAGATTGACCTGAAGGACAATAACCTTAAGACCATCGAGGAGATCATCAGCTTCCAGCACCTGCACCGTCTGGTAAACTTGAAGCTGTGGTACAACCAGATCGCCTATATCCCCATCCAGATCGGCACCTTGACGAACATGGAGAGGCTCTACCTAAACCGCAACAAGATCGAGAACATCCCGGGCCAGCTGTTCTACTGCCGCAAACTGCGCTTCCTGGACCTGAGTCACAACAACCTGACCAGTATACATGCCGATGTGGGCTTCCTCCAGAACCTGCAGTACTTTGCTGTGACAGCCAACAGGGTGAGTACAGATCTAGTAATTGAGCGTCCCAGAGAAAATATTTGATACACACTTGGAACTAACTCTATAACCAACAGTTTTTCTTCTTTCCTCTAACTATCTTTGTTAGGGCCCAGATTATTTCCTGGTCAGGTCAAATGGTCAAAGAAACACTTGTCTTTGCATTTATCTGTGTGTCACAGGAAAATGTTAGACATTTGTTCTTGAAAAGCCCTACTCCCGTCTACCTGCCTCTTTCACATGTGAATGGGAAGGTAGGGCTTAGCATAATGATGAAGACCGGAACGTAGTTATGTTCGGGATAATTTGCCCTAATGAACTTGTGCACATATTGTAGAGTACACTTTGTAGAGTTGTGTAGTAGACCGAGATGTCTCCAACTCCATTGAGTTGAAATTATCGCTTCAATAGTTCATTTGCCCAATATTCTGAGACAGTAACAGCCTACCCTGCTAGTGCTAATAATATGTTTCAAATGAGTTCAAGTTAAGTAACTGTCTGATGTGATGCAATGTGCCCGAGTTTTAAAAGTacactgatggggggggggcgcTAGTGAGCACCATGGAGTAGACACTTCTCCGACTACCTCCTCACCCTTGCTTAAATTTGATTTAAATTCTACTTTTACCAAACTGCTACTATGAGCAACTCCATTAGAAACACGGCCATGGGGAAACTAATTAATCCAAAAACAATCGTAAAGAACGATGGTAAAGTCCCCACCACAGCACAAGACGAGGATGGCAATGCTTGCGTTTGCCTGACCATAATGGCTAGCCCTGACTCGGAGCCCTCACCGACTATTATTTTAGCAGCTATCAAGACAATGGAAGAGGACATGAACGCTCGATTTAATCATCTTGACTCATCCTTACAATCAGTGCAAACCTCCCTGGCTGAACATACAAACATTGATACATATTGATATATTGATACTCCATATTGATCTGGAAGGAAACGCAGGTGACCACGAGACATGCATCGCCACCCTCGAGGGACAGTATGAAGAGCTACTAAATCTTTAATCTAAAATTGTCTAGACGTACACATgttcataaaatacatttgatggcCATAATCACCCCaagacacacctactaatttgatgggtcatgtaataatCGGGCCAAAGTGGAGTCTtttttttgtttagacatgtaactagctagctaaacaatgaaccggcAAAACCCCAACTTATACTACTACCAATGCAAACTGTCTTAGCAAGAGCATGAATAtgtaggtagctaaagctaacgaactaggttcaatgttaactagctaacattatcctataactagcaatgcaaatggatttctgatttgaataatattactacacagatcaatacaggtaacattagctagcaagcAAACAGTATGCATTAACTTGCAAtaaaaatgactttctgacaaaattagaaacttaTCTGGGAAATGTATCTAGACTCTTATCTGTAAACGTGGATGAACGCTTCACGGCAGACTTGAACCATTTAACTTCGTTTTGTTTGTAGCTTCATCTTGTTTGGCCAGctttgtgtcaagtcactccgtCAAGTCACACATCACTTTGTCTACTGATCTGTCGGTAGCACCTACTAAATTCAGGACAACgttgagaaaagtagcaaaaCTTTTGTAGTTCCCAGTGGTTAACTTTATGTCTTTCAAAAAACGGCGCCGTAGAAAGGACTGTCAACACATACTGAACAGCTCACTTTATAGACAGAAGCgggctacatggcagaccaatccaaactcaacTCCCGGGCATTGTCCAGCCCATACATTCTCAGCTAATCATagctagtgggaaggttcctcACTTTTTCTATGGCTAAACCAACTAAGCTCGTCATTTTTAACAATTTTATTAATATTTATGGAAGGAATACAACATTTTTTAAGGCACATGAACGTTCACATGTTCCAAAAGGCATTTCTGCCAgaaaatgcattttgataaaaaatgtGTCTTCAAATGCTGCTCCTGTGAGGTAGTGACAtgtgacatatgcctagtttcctgaaacgagtcatgaatatctatatacagtggggagaacaagtatttgacacactgccgattttttcaggttttcctacttacaaagcatgtagaggtctgtcatttttatcataggtacgcttcaactgtgagagacagaatctaaaacaaaatccagaaaatcacattgatttttaagtaattgatttgcattttattgcatgacataagtatttgatatatcagaaaagcagaacttaatatttggtacagaaacctttgtttgcaattacagagatcatacctttcctgtagttcttgaccaggtttgcacacactgcagcagggattttgaccCACTcgtccatacagaccttctccagatccttcaggtttctgggctgtcgctgggcaatatggactttcagctccttccaaagattttctattgggttcaggtctggagactggctaggccactccaggaccttgagatgcttcttacggagccactccttagttgccctggctgtgtgtttcgggtcgttgtcatgctagaagacccagccacgacccatcttcaatgctcttagtgagggaaggaagttgttggccaagatctcgcgatgcagttgtcctgtcctctttgcagaaaagcatccccaaagaatgatgtttccacctccatgcttcacggttgggatggtgttcttggggttgtactcatccttcttcttcctccaaacacggcgagtagAGTTTAGACCAAAACGCCCTatattttgtctcatcagaccacatgaccttctcccattcctcctctggatcatccagatggccaTTGGCAagcttcagacgggcctggacatgtgctagtttgagcagggggaccttgcgtgcgctacaggattttaatccatggcgGCGGTCCCagttctcttcaggtcattgaccaggtcctgccgtgtagttctgggctgatccctcaccttcctcatgatcattgatgccccaagaggtgagatcttgcgtggagccccagactgtgggtgattgaccatcatcttgaacttcttccattttctaataattgcgccaacagttgttgccttctcaccaagctgcttgcctattgtcctgtagcccatcccagccttgtgcaggtctacaatttcacCCTGATGTCCATACACAACTCTCTGGTCTTGGCaaattgtggagaggttggagtctgtttgagtgtgtggacaggtgtcttttatacagttaacaagttcaaacaggtgcagttaatacaggtaatgagtggagaacaggagggtttcttaaagaaaaacgaacatgtctgtgagagccggaattcttactggttggtaggtgatcaaatacgtatgtcatgcaataaaatgaaaatgaattacttaaaaatcatacagtgtgattttctggatttttgttttagattccgtctctcacagttgaagtgtaccaatgataaaaattacagacctctacatgctttgtaggtagaaaaacctgcaaaatcggcagtgtatcaaatacttgttctccccactgtatatagatatatatatatatatgtatatatacccgtgtgtatttgtgtatatatatatctcgaaggaatgagcgttacaccgaggcctgtactctggagtaggatcgatttgaaggtggagggaccgtcatggtctggggcggtgtccCACCATCATCCGACTGAGAttattgtcattgcaggcaatctcaacgctgtgcgttacagggaagacatccgtcatgtggtacacttcctgcaggctcatcctgacatgaccctccagcatgtcaatgccaccagccatactgctcgttctgtgcgtgatttcctgcaagacaggaatgtcataaTTCTGCAatagccagcgaagagcccgaatctcaatctcattgagcacATCTGGTACCTATTTGACCGGAAGGTGAGGGCTAGGACCATTCCCCCCCAGACATTTCTGGgaatttgcaggtgccttgggggaagaactggcaaatctggtgcagtccatgaggaggagatgcactgcagtattaaatgcagctggtggccacactagatactgactgttaccttTGATTTTgactccttccctcccccctttgttcagggacattattcaatttctgttagtgacatgtctgtggaacttgctcagtttatgtctcagttgtagAATATTATGTTcattcaaatatttacacgttaagtttgctgaaaattaacacagtttacagtgagaggacgtttctttttttgctgagttaaaaaaatatatatatacacttccCTCAATTTTTTCAACTTGTACCGGGGGACCTTCTTGTGAGGTATGTGGGTATCCTAGAATTAGGAAGCAtccaatgcaacaacaaaaaacatctcCAGCTAAAACTGTCTGATTTGTATGGGATGCTTTTTATTTAGCTAATTTGATTTCTGTGGGGGTGCAGACATCGACCTTGGGAGGTTAACCAATCACAGACCACATTTAGGATTGCACATTGAGAAAGTCACCAGCAGAGGGAGTTCCCTTTGAATCCATTTTTCCATTCACTGTGGTGGTGCTCATATAATTTTACATACCTTCAGAATTAGCAGAGAGCCcactctggaaatgtgatgaacttGTGGAGTATATTGTTCCAAACAAAGTGTCTTAAAATAAACAAATTCAAAAGGGTAGTTTAATTAATTAATGTGaaaattatattttagattcaAGACATACTTCATATTTTAAAGCACAGTATAAGTAGTATAATGGCACCAATATGTTGTCTTTATCACATTCACAGGTCATATGGTTTTACAGAAGGCATGTATAGGTCTAAAAAATGACATTTTcatcatgatttaaaaaaaaagtgatACAAATGTCAAAAGAATTTCAAACATCATTCCTCCCAATGAAGTTGTAAAACTATTAAACACCCTTTGCTGCACTCCTTTGTCCTGAAACGAGTCCTGGAACAGAGTGTTATGCAAATTAGCCCCGTTCTGATGTGTTCCGTTTTTACGATCCTCTCTGGAGTCTTCTCTTTGCAATTTTCACATTATTGACTTAAATGAGTTGTGTAATTTGCAAAACGTCGTTCCCAGGTGGGCCCTAACGAGGATCCAATGCTTGCAGCTGGACACCAATGTGCTACATTTTTGTTTTTTGCTCGAAGAACAATGCCAAAGTAGCCCCAGCCATCTCACATCTTCAGCGCATGAAGCTAAGAAAAGCATTTTTAATTTGACAAGGCTATTTTTAGGGTCGTAAATCGGCTTACTCTGATCGTAATTGGCTTAAATTAACAATCTATATAGGATGCACTCATTGCGCTGAGAAATgtcgcattgaaggtccccaagaacagggtggcctccatcattctgaaatggaagaagtttggaaccaccaaaaatcttcctagagctggccgcccagccaaaccaagcaatcgggggagaagggccttggtcagggaggtaagcaagaacctgatggtcactctgacagagctccagagttcctctgtggatatgagagaaccttccagaaggacaaccatctctgtagcactccaccaatcaggcctttatggtagagtagccagaaggaagccactcctcagtaaaaggtacatgacagcccgcttggagtttgcaaaaatgcacctaaaggactcagaccatgagaaacaagattctctggtctgatgaaaccaagattggcctgaatgccaaacttcacgtctggaggaaacctggcatcatccctacggtgaagcatggtggtggcagcatcatgctgtggggatgtttttcagcggcagggactgagagactagtcaggatcgagggaaagattaacagagcaaagtacagagagatccttgatgaaaacctgctccagagcgctcaggacctcagactggggtgaagacaacaggacaatgaccctaagcacacagccaagacaacgcaggagtggcttcaagacaagtctctgaatgtccttgatctcttgagacctgaaaatagctgtgcagcgacgctccccatccaacctgacagagattgagaggatctgcagagaagaataacTCCCCAAATGTATGTGCcaatcttgtagcgtcatacacaagaagactcaaggctgtaagcgatgccaaaggtgcttcaacaaagtactgattaaagggtctgaatacttatgtacatgtgTTTTCAGTTAACTTTTTTTAcaaatttgtaaaaaaataaaaataaaataaaaagtattatattgatgtgtcattatggggtgttgtgtgtagattgatgagggggaaaaacaattgaatccattttagaataaggctgtaatgttacaAAATTTGgatgaagtcaaggggtctgaatactttctggtaTGTCTGTACCTCTACCTAAATAATTTACTCTAGATTCTTGGCTAGGGTATCATGCCAGTCTTTGCTTTAGGGCAGATTGTTTTGATTTGTTTCTGATTGGTTTAAAGTTCTATGGGCTGGTGTGTGACTGGTTTTTGATTGGGTAACTACGGCGGGAACAGTGCACGGATTTCTCTCGCCTCTTTTTCCAAGTCTGCTATTACAAATATAGCTGTTAACTATGCACTGGGGAGAAGTTAACAAATACAAGAACCTTTCTCCTATTTTTCAACAttcatcctctctctgttctccctccttgTCCCTGTCAGATCGAGTCCCTCCCGCCGGATCTGTTCCAGTGCAAGAAGCTGCGCACCCTGAACCTGGGCAACAACTGCCTGCAGACTCTGCCCTCGCGCTTTGGCGAGCTGACTGGCCTGACCCAGCTGGAGCTGCGGGGGAACCGTCTGGAGTGCCTTCCCGTGGAGCTGGGGGAGTGCAGGCTGCTGAAGAGGTGTGGTCTAGTGGTGGAGGAGGACCTCTTTAACACCCTGCCCCCCGAGGTCAAAGAGCAGCTGTGGAGGGCCGACAAAGAACCGGTCTGAGGAGAGACTCCAGAGAGCCTAAAGAGAGGAGGAAAgcgggagagagaaggggtaTTTGGCAGTGGAGGATGATGTCATTTTAAATCAGCAGCCATCCTCCAATttctccctccaccagcctccactggtatcgGGAAGGAGAAAGAGGTGTTAATATTTCTGGACGTACGTTTAGAGAAGGATGGCTAGTTGGTGTCTTGGCTTTACTGGTTGAATGAGTTTGTTTAGGTTCACAAGATGCTCTTTAACAGACTAACCAGACAGAAACCTCTCTGAGATCGAGGCCCTTTTTTAGTACTGAGTCGTCTCCGTATAGACAGAGACCACAAAGGGACAAGGGGTTACAAAGCTAAGCAGTACCCCCACGGTTCCCCCAtgtggtaaaaataaaaaaacacacacactcctagaACTCAGAAAAATAGTATCCACTGCTAGAAAGCCAGTGATCAACATGAAAAAGACGCTGTATGGGAGTGGAAGGCTCATGTAGCCTACCAAGcaatgtgtgtgtgctctgttttCCATCGTTTTCACTTTAAAGTATACAGTCCACCAATACCAGCAGTATGTGTTTATCCAAACGGCAGTGAGAGGACACAGGATCCGACTGGCTTAAGGGAACACATCTCGATGGCAATACATCCAAAGCAGGGCCTGTTCATCCAAATGGAAGAAAATGGTCTGAAACAGACGGACTATCAATAAGAAACACATATTTTTGTTTCCTGTTGCTAAATGTTTTGAAACGTTTGATACTGTGCCCTAATGAAAATGATCCAGATGTTTGCACTCCAAAACAATGTCCATGGATACGGCATTGGCTTATACAGTACACGTTAGTGCAATATATTCTGCCGGGATATCGAAGAAGAGACACTTTTATCGATTGGACTTGGAGTAAACAACATAATTTGGAGGGCAATTGCCACCTCAGCTGATTCCTTCAAGACCAGCCAGGCAACTCTTGTTACTAATATGGCCTTACCTTTTGGGTGCTGTGCTGTACGTCCCACATGGTCTGTGATTAAAACCATAATGTTCATGATTTTGCTAAATATGCAGACAAATGTATAGCTGTTGTAAAATTGTTTCGAGCATAGGCATTGATGGTTTTATTTTTCTCACCAACTGTCCCAAGTTATATTAGGAGAGGAAAAAGCCTTTGGAGGAAAGGGAGATTAActcatttttgtttttattttcattttatgtATAAACTACATATGGCATTTCCCTTTTCTCGCAATGTTACTTACTGAATAAAACTTTCCAGCTAGGTGTTTTGAATCTAGCTCTGTTCTGAAAAGATAGCGGTTTTGGATTTGTTAGTAAAGGCTAGGGCCCAGATTTAAATGAATGGAGCAACGCTCACAGAGTAGGAGTGCATCAGAAAGGAGCAAGCGATCCCAGAGCAAAGGCTCGCTGGTCGAGACcgatgatgtatataaaccctggattgctgatgctaaaAATGCAcccaaaaaatatgtttttgtatgtttagccaaaataatataatttaaaagtatgcattaaggtgtacCAAGATGGAGGCGTGGTGGTTTCAACACAGCATCCCCAATTAGTAATCAAGTGTGTATATAAATCATTGGTTGAGACCAATGATATATATAAACCCTcaattgctgatgctatgtattggccattgagaggccACCGGACGgtcatattggcactccccagtaggagcagtcctctATAGGAATGCATGGAATTCTatagtaaactcagcaaaaaaaagaaacatcctctcactcaactgtgtttattttcagcaaacttcacatgtgtaaatatttgtgtgaacataaaattcaacaactgagacataaactgaacaagttccatagacatgtgactaacagaaatggaataatgtgtccctgaacaaaggggggggggggttaacagtcagtatctggtgtggccaccagctgtattaagtactgcagtgcatctcctcctcatggactgcaccagatttgccagttcttgctgtgagatgttaccccactcttccatcaagtcacctgcaagttcccggacatttcaccctccgatccaataggtcccagacgtgctcaatggaattgagatcTGAGCTTTTTGCTGGCcattgcagaacactgacattcctgtcttgcaggaaatcacgcacagaa
This region of Oncorhynchus masou masou isolate Uvic2021 chromosome 8, UVic_Omas_1.1, whole genome shotgun sequence genomic DNA includes:
- the LOC135544719 gene encoding volume-regulated anion channel subunit LRRC8A-like isoform X1, whose amino-acid sequence is MIPITELRYFADTQPAYRILKPWWDVFTDYISIVMLMIAVFGGTLQVTQDKMICLPCKWVVNKSCEYLNMSFRDPFDPEPKGIQYELDRHQYNYIDAVCYENKLHWFAKYFPYLVLLHTLIFLACSNFWFKFPRTSSKLEHFVSILLKCFDSPWTTRALSETVVEESDPKPLGKMNGTMDKKASCISEDVEASVPMLQRTKSLIEQGIVDRSDTGVLDKKEGEQAKALFEKVKKFRIHVEEGDIVYRLYIRQTIIKVIKFILIICYTAYYVHYIKFSVICTVDIEKLTGYRMYHCAHPLATLFKILACFYISLVGIYGLICMYTLCWMLSRSLKRYSFESIREESRYSDIPDVKNDFAFMLHMIDQYDPLYSKRFAVFLSEVSENKLRQLNLNNEWTLDKLRQRITKNSQEKLELHLFMLNGIPETVFDLIELEVLKLELIPDVTIPPIIAQLVSLREMWLYHTPAKIEAPALAFLRENLKSLHIKFTDIKEIPLWIYSLKNLSELHLTGNLSAENNRYIVIDGLRELKRLKVLRLKSNLTKLPQVVTDVGVHLQKLSINNEGTKLMVLNSLKKMVNLTELELLRCDLERIPHSIFSLHNLQEIDLKDNNLKTIEEIISFQHLHRLVNLKLWYNQIAYIPIQIGTLTNMERLYLNRNKIENIPGQLFYCRKLRFLDLSHNNLTSIHADVGFLQNLQYFAVTANRIESLPPDLFQCKKLRTLNLGNNCLQTLPSRFGELTGLTQLELRGNRLECLPVELGECRLLKRCGLVVEEDLFNTLPPEVKEQLWRADKEPV
- the LOC135544719 gene encoding volume-regulated anion channel subunit LRRC8A-like isoform X2 → MIPITELRYFADTQPAYRILKPWWDVFTDYISIVMLMIAVFGGTLQVTQDKMICLPCKWVVNKSCEYLNMSFRDPFDPEPKGIQYELDRHQYNYIDAVCYENKLHWFAKYFPYLVLLHTLIFLACSNFWFKFPRTSSKLEHFVSILLKCFDSPWTTRALSETVVEESDPKPLGKMNGTMDKKASCISEDVEASVPMLQRTKSLIEQGIVDRSDTGVLDKKEGEQAKALFEKVKKFRIHVEEGDIVYRLYIRQTIIKVIKFILIICYTAYYVHYIKFSVICTVDIEKLTGYRMYHCAHPLATLFKILACFYISLVGIYGLICMYTLCWMLSRSLKRYSFESIREESRYSDIPDVKNDFAFMLHMIDQYDPLYSKRFAVFLSEVSENKLRQLNLNNEWTLDKLRQRITKNSQEKLELHLFMLNGIPETVFDLIELEVLKLELIPDVTIPPIIAQLVSLREMWLYHTPAKIEAPALAFLRENLKSLHIKFTDIKEIPLWIYSLKNLSELHLTGNLSAENNRYIVIDGLRELKRLKVLRLKSNLTKLPQVVTDVGVHLQKLSINNEGTKLMVLNSLKKMVNLTELELLRCDLERIPHSIFSLHNLQEIDLKDNNLKTIEEIISFQHLHRLVNLKLWYNQIAYIPIQIGTLTNMERLYLNRNKIENIPGQLFYCRKLRFLDLSHNNLTSIHADVGFLQNLQYFAVTANRWGSTKMEIWWLQHSAP